In a genomic window of Candidatus Reconcilbacillus cellulovorans:
- a CDS encoding GTPase Era, translated as MFKSGFAAIIGRPNVGKSTLLNRVLGRKIAIMSDKPQTTRNKIQGVYTTDTAQIVFLDTPGLHKPKSKLGDFMVRTAVGALEGVDLVLWLVDATDPDDPGEKYVLDLLRGVHTPIFLLINKIDKIKKEECLPLIDRYRRLHEFAEIVPISALEGTNVDRLLELMTSYLPEGPLYYPPGHVTDHPESFVCAELIREKVLHLTREEVPHSIAVVVEEMKTGENGVVVVRATIYTERESQKGILIGKGGAMLKEIGRLARLEMEQLFGSKMFLDLWVKVKKDWRNSEAALRSFGYRPEAR; from the coding sequence GTGTTCAAATCCGGCTTTGCGGCGATCATCGGCCGTCCGAACGTCGGCAAGTCGACGCTGCTCAACCGCGTGCTCGGCCGAAAAATCGCCATCATGTCGGACAAACCGCAGACGACCCGCAACAAAATTCAGGGCGTCTACACGACCGACACGGCCCAGATCGTATTTCTCGACACGCCCGGTCTGCACAAGCCGAAGTCGAAGCTCGGTGATTTCATGGTCCGGACGGCCGTCGGGGCGCTGGAAGGCGTCGATCTCGTGCTCTGGCTCGTCGACGCGACCGATCCGGACGACCCCGGCGAAAAATATGTATTGGACTTGTTGCGGGGCGTCCACACGCCGATTTTTCTCTTGATCAACAAAATCGACAAAATCAAGAAAGAAGAATGTTTGCCGTTGATCGACCGATATCGCCGCCTGCACGAATTCGCGGAAATCGTGCCGATTTCGGCGCTCGAAGGGACGAACGTCGACCGGCTGTTAGAGCTCATGACATCGTATTTACCGGAGGGACCGCTTTATTATCCCCCCGGCCATGTGACCGACCATCCGGAATCGTTCGTCTGCGCTGAACTGATTCGGGAAAAAGTACTCCACCTGACGCGGGAGGAAGTTCCTCATTCGATCGCCGTCGTTGTCGAGGAAATGAAGACCGGCGAAAACGGTGTCGTCGTCGTTCGGGCGACGATCTACACGGAACGCGAGTCGCAGAAAGGGATTCTGATCGGCAAAGGCGGAGCGATGCTGAAAGAGATCGGTCGCCTGGCGCGGTTGGAAATGGAACAGCTGTTCGGTTCGAAGATGTTTCTCGACCTATGGGTGAAAGTGAAAAAGGATTGGCGCAATTCGGAAGCGGCGTTGCGATCGTTCGGGTATCGGCCGGAGGCGAGGTAA
- a CDS encoding cytidine deaminase, which yields MTQSDRSEFGFGLNDDELGRLIAAAREAAGRAYAPYSRFRVGCAVACADGSIVPGCNVENAAYSPTCCAERTALFAAIAFGHAPLSFRAMAVAGDTPEPITPCGVCRQVMAELCRPDMPVVLVAADGRFRLTTVDELLPAAFRLDRST from the coding sequence ATGACGCAATCCGACCGGTCCGAATTCGGCTTCGGATTGAACGACGACGAGCTCGGACGGTTGATCGCGGCCGCGCGGGAGGCGGCGGGCCGCGCTTATGCGCCGTATTCGCGGTTTCGCGTCGGTTGCGCCGTCGCCTGCGCCGACGGCTCGATCGTGCCGGGCTGCAACGTGGAAAACGCCGCCTATAGTCCGACTTGCTGCGCCGAACGCACGGCGCTGTTCGCCGCGATCGCCTTCGGCCATGCGCCGCTTTCGTTCCGTGCTATGGCCGTCGCGGGCGACACGCCAGAGCCGATCACGCCGTGCGGGGTTTGCAGACAGGTGATGGCGGAACTTTGCCGGCCGGACATGCCGGTCGTGCTCGTCGCTGCCGACGGCCGCTTTCGGCTGACGACGGTAGACGAGCTGTTGCCGGCGGCGTTCCGGCTTGATCGGAGTACGTAA
- a CDS encoding rRNA maturation RNase YbeY: MSLTLEWINQQNEVPVRPEWIASFERLLALAAEAEGYTRGEVSLTLTDDEQIRRLNREYRGVDRPTDVLSFPLMDPEEAAEDGSDDGDGPPPHFGDIVISVPRAIEQAREYGHSVERELGFLFVHGLLHLFGYDHDTEASERDMFARQEAVLTKAGLFR; encoded by the coding sequence ATGTCGTTGACGCTCGAGTGGATCAACCAGCAAAACGAAGTGCCGGTTCGGCCTGAATGGATCGCGTCGTTCGAGCGGCTGCTCGCGCTTGCGGCCGAGGCGGAAGGTTATACGCGCGGCGAGGTGTCGCTGACGCTGACCGACGACGAACAGATCCGGCGGCTTAACCGCGAGTACCGCGGCGTCGACCGGCCGACCGACGTGTTGTCGTTTCCGCTGATGGATCCGGAAGAGGCGGCGGAAGACGGGTCCGACGACGGCGACGGACCGCCGCCGCATTTCGGCGACATCGTCATTTCGGTGCCGCGGGCGATCGAGCAGGCGCGGGAATACGGGCATTCCGTCGAGCGCGAGCTCGGGTTTTTGTTCGTCCACGGCCTTCTGCATCTGTTCGGATATGATCACGACACGGAAGCCTCGGAACGCGACATGTTCGCCCGTCAGGAGGCCGTCCTGACGAAGGCGGGCTTGTTCCGCTAA
- a CDS encoding DNA primase — MTRGRISEHVVESVLKAHDIVEVVSRYVRLTKRGKYWKGLCPFHSEKTPSFAVTPDRQIFKCFGCGLGGTVITFIQHIENLSFAEAVRKLAEEAGISAAEAEVAADLTRQEEWRGAWFDLYELACSFYQHILKFTEEGKRAVAYLRGRGIGPEAIETFRIGFAPARWDALADILRQKRIDPSIAEESGLIVRKADGSGFIDRFRERIMFPIFDDKGRVVAFGGRTLDGGEPKYLNSPETKLFSKSSTLYNLHLARPAVRSDNTVVLFEGYVDVIQAWSAGERRGVASLGTALTEEQVRRIRRLAERVVLCYDGDSAGRAAALKNAELLESGGCSVRIAVLPDGCDPDEYIRRFGGERFRREVIGAALPSVKYRLHDFRKNFRLQEEGERHDYVRGAVEFIAALDLATEREHYVRELAAELAEFGVSESVLRQDVEAAHLRLRSRRRFDGKRAALAKRGLSGSAGKASSGSAVFDVERPDYWNAERFLLAVMMADADVAFQVQQELGESFHVAEHAALAAYLYAFYAAGRSPDLNAFMATLQDPKLEALAAEIAWGGPTGPVPPQAVEDCIQRIRFHWIKMEIERKKEEMVRAERAGDPLEAARIASEIISLESRWNFVSSGNV; from the coding sequence ATGACGCGGGGACGCATCTCGGAACACGTAGTGGAGTCGGTGCTGAAGGCGCACGACATCGTCGAGGTGGTCAGCCGGTACGTCCGTTTGACGAAGCGAGGAAAATATTGGAAGGGGCTTTGCCCCTTTCATTCGGAAAAAACCCCTTCGTTCGCGGTGACGCCCGATCGGCAAATTTTCAAATGTTTCGGTTGTGGTCTCGGCGGAACGGTCATTACGTTCATCCAACATATTGAAAATTTGTCGTTCGCCGAAGCAGTGCGGAAGCTGGCGGAGGAAGCCGGCATCTCGGCCGCGGAAGCGGAGGTCGCGGCGGATTTGACGCGCCAGGAGGAATGGCGCGGCGCGTGGTTCGATCTTTATGAACTGGCTTGTTCGTTTTATCAGCATATCCTGAAGTTTACGGAAGAGGGCAAGCGTGCGGTCGCTTACCTGCGCGGCCGCGGCATCGGCCCGGAAGCGATCGAAACGTTCCGCATCGGTTTTGCTCCGGCCCGATGGGACGCGTTGGCCGACATCTTGCGGCAGAAAAGGATCGATCCTTCCATTGCCGAGGAAAGCGGCCTGATCGTACGAAAGGCCGACGGTTCGGGGTTTATCGATCGGTTCCGTGAGCGGATCATGTTTCCGATTTTCGACGACAAAGGCCGCGTCGTCGCGTTCGGCGGCAGGACGCTTGACGGCGGGGAGCCGAAATATCTCAACAGCCCTGAAACGAAGCTGTTCAGCAAAAGTTCGACGCTGTACAACCTACATTTGGCGCGGCCTGCCGTGCGCAGCGACAATACAGTCGTCCTGTTCGAAGGATATGTCGACGTCATTCAGGCCTGGTCGGCCGGCGAACGGCGCGGCGTCGCCTCACTGGGCACGGCGCTGACCGAAGAGCAGGTACGCCGGATCCGGCGGCTGGCGGAGCGCGTCGTGCTATGTTACGACGGCGATTCGGCGGGCCGTGCGGCCGCGCTCAAAAACGCGGAGCTTCTCGAATCGGGCGGATGCTCGGTTCGGATCGCGGTGTTGCCCGATGGGTGCGATCCCGACGAATATATCCGCCGTTTCGGAGGCGAGCGATTCCGCCGCGAGGTGATCGGCGCGGCTCTTCCGTCTGTGAAGTATAGGTTGCATGATTTTAGGAAAAACTTTCGGCTACAGGAAGAGGGCGAACGGCACGACTACGTGCGAGGGGCCGTCGAGTTCATCGCCGCGCTTGATTTGGCGACGGAACGCGAACATTACGTGCGGGAGCTTGCGGCGGAATTGGCGGAATTCGGCGTTTCGGAGTCGGTCCTGCGCCAGGACGTCGAGGCCGCACACCTCAGGCTCCGGTCCCGCAGGCGTTTCGACGGCAAGCGGGCGGCTTTGGCGAAACGCGGTCTGTCCGGTTCGGCGGGGAAGGCGTCTTCCGGATCGGCCGTTTTCGACGTCGAACGGCCGGATTACTGGAACGCCGAACGGTTTTTACTCGCGGTGATGATGGCCGACGCCGATGTGGCCTTTCAGGTTCAGCAGGAATTGGGCGAGTCGTTTCACGTTGCCGAGCATGCCGCGTTGGCGGCTTATTTGTATGCATTTTATGCGGCGGGGAGGTCGCCCGACCTCAACGCTTTCATGGCGACGCTTCAGGATCCGAAGTTGGAGGCGCTGGCGGCGGAAATCGCATGGGGCGGCCCGACGGGGCCGGTTCCGCCGCAGGCGGTCGAAGACTGTATTCAGAGAATCCGGTTTCACTGGATCAAGATGGAAATTGAGAGAAAAAAAGAGGAAATGGTTCGCGCCGAACGCGCGGGCGACCCTTTGGAAGCCGCGCGCATCGCAAGCGAAATCATATCCCTGGAAAGCAGATGGAATTTCGTTTCATCCGGAAACGTCTGA
- a CDS encoding glycine--tRNA ligase subunit beta — translation MVKDLLLEIGTEEMPARLVRGAMEQLRDRLVGWMAEARIAHGAVKAYATPRRLAVFVADVAERQADRIEEVRGPSRKAAIDADGRWTQAALGFARAQGVEPAELYVRDAGNGAEYVYARKHVVGADTVSVLAEALPSLIAGMSFPRSMRWGSHSIKFIRPIRWLVALFGDAIVPFELAGVRSGRVTRGHRFLGGELVLEQPADYEDGLRRQCVLADPDRRRQEILAQIDRLASESGWRVVLPDDLIEEVLFLVEWPTALVGSFDPEFLRIPPEVLTTSMREHQRYFPVTDESGRLLPHFVTVRDGDARSLETVRRGNEKVLRARLSDAKFFYEEDLKLDIDECVRKLDSIVFHEELGSLGDKVRRVRAIARRLADMSAVDAQTAAWVDRAASICKFDLVTQMVYEFPELEGVMGGYYAKNAGEPEPVARAVAEHYRPRHAGDEPPQTAVGAIVGIADKIDTIVGCFSIGIVPTGSADPYALRRQASGIVQTMLESGISFPLSALFRTALDVHAEFGRMKRGSDEVLRDLAEFFGLRIRNVLDESGTRYDVVDAVMEAGFDDVATVVRKARAVTAALDDAAFRRFVEAYGRVANLADKASGLAGSCDPALFEHPAEQALFDCWTDVARRFGQRMEEGRESEALEALYALSEPVAVLFESVMVMAEDENIRRNRLALLRSIADGVRRFAEFRRLVKD, via the coding sequence GTGGTTAAGGATTTGCTTTTGGAAATCGGAACGGAAGAAATGCCCGCCCGCCTCGTGCGAGGCGCGATGGAGCAGTTAAGGGACAGACTCGTCGGCTGGATGGCGGAAGCGCGCATCGCCCACGGCGCGGTCAAGGCGTACGCGACGCCGCGCAGGCTTGCGGTTTTCGTGGCGGACGTCGCGGAAAGGCAGGCCGACCGGATCGAGGAAGTGCGCGGACCGTCCCGCAAAGCCGCGATCGATGCGGACGGCCGCTGGACGCAGGCGGCGCTCGGGTTCGCGCGCGCACAGGGCGTCGAGCCGGCCGAACTGTATGTCCGCGACGCCGGAAACGGCGCGGAATATGTGTACGCGCGCAAACATGTTGTCGGCGCAGATACGGTTTCCGTGCTGGCCGAAGCGCTACCTTCGCTGATCGCCGGCATGTCGTTTCCAAGAAGCATGCGTTGGGGCTCGCACTCGATCAAGTTTATCCGGCCGATCCGCTGGCTGGTCGCCCTATTCGGCGACGCGATCGTTCCCTTCGAACTGGCGGGCGTCCGCTCGGGGCGCGTCACGAGAGGTCATCGGTTTCTCGGCGGGGAACTTGTGCTCGAGCAACCGGCGGATTACGAAGACGGCCTTCGCCGGCAATGCGTATTGGCCGATCCCGACCGACGGCGGCAGGAGATACTGGCGCAGATCGACCGGTTGGCGTCCGAGAGCGGTTGGCGCGTCGTGCTGCCGGACGATCTCATCGAGGAAGTGTTGTTCCTCGTAGAATGGCCGACGGCGCTTGTCGGTTCGTTCGATCCGGAGTTTCTGCGCATTCCGCCGGAAGTGCTGACGACCTCGATGCGCGAGCATCAGCGTTATTTTCCGGTGACGGACGAAAGCGGCCGCCTTTTGCCGCACTTTGTGACGGTTCGTGACGGCGACGCGCGCTCGCTCGAAACGGTAAGGCGCGGCAACGAGAAGGTGTTGCGCGCGCGTTTGTCCGACGCGAAGTTTTTCTATGAAGAAGATTTGAAGCTTGATATCGACGAATGCGTGCGGAAACTTGACTCGATCGTGTTTCATGAGGAGCTCGGATCGCTCGGCGATAAAGTCCGACGCGTGCGGGCGATCGCTCGCCGGCTGGCGGACATGTCGGCGGTCGACGCCCAGACGGCGGCGTGGGTGGACCGAGCGGCGTCGATCTGCAAGTTCGATCTTGTCACGCAGATGGTGTACGAATTTCCGGAGCTTGAGGGCGTGATGGGAGGCTATTATGCGAAAAACGCGGGCGAACCCGAGCCGGTCGCTCGGGCGGTCGCCGAACATTACCGTCCCCGGCATGCAGGCGACGAACCGCCGCAAACGGCAGTCGGCGCGATCGTCGGCATCGCCGACAAAATCGACACGATTGTCGGCTGTTTCTCCATCGGGATTGTGCCGACCGGCTCGGCCGATCCTTACGCGCTGCGCCGACAGGCGTCCGGTATCGTGCAGACGATGCTGGAATCGGGGATTTCTTTCCCGCTGTCGGCGCTGTTTCGGACGGCGCTCGACGTGCACGCGGAATTCGGCCGCATGAAGCGCGGAAGCGACGAGGTGCTGCGCGACCTTGCCGAGTTTTTCGGACTTCGCATCCGGAACGTGTTGGATGAAAGCGGAACGCGTTACGACGTTGTAGATGCCGTGATGGAGGCTGGCTTCGACGACGTCGCTACCGTCGTCCGCAAGGCGCGCGCCGTGACGGCCGCACTCGACGACGCCGCTTTCCGCCGGTTCGTCGAAGCTTACGGCCGCGTCGCCAATCTTGCGGACAAGGCCTCTGGTCTTGCGGGATCGTGCGATCCCGCGCTGTTCGAGCATCCGGCGGAACAAGCGCTGTTCGACTGCTGGACGGACGTCGCGCGGCGTTTCGGCCAACGGATGGAGGAAGGGCGGGAAAGCGAGGCGCTCGAAGCGTTGTATGCCTTGAGCGAACCGGTGGCAGTCCTTTTCGAATCGGTGATGGTGATGGCCGAGGACGAAAACATTCGGCGCAACCGCCTTGCGTTGTTGCGGTCGATCGCCGACGGCGTCCGCAGGTTTGCGGAGTTTCGGCGCCTGGTGAAAGATTGA
- a CDS encoding diacylglycerol kinase has protein sequence MEGWRTFRRSLGWACRGVIAAVRAERHMRIHAASAAVVLMLAGWLGVGGVRLALVLLCIGFVVAMELMNTAVEKTVDLVMPERHPLAKFAKDAAAGAVLIAAATAAAVGLVVFGPPLAERMGFG, from the coding sequence ATGGAAGGCTGGCGGACATTTCGGCGGAGTCTCGGATGGGCGTGCCGCGGCGTCATCGCGGCCGTCCGGGCGGAGCGCCATATGCGGATTCACGCGGCGTCGGCGGCGGTCGTCCTGATGCTTGCGGGCTGGCTCGGCGTCGGCGGCGTCCGGCTGGCGCTCGTGCTGCTGTGCATCGGCTTCGTCGTCGCGATGGAATTGATGAACACGGCTGTAGAAAAGACGGTCGATCTGGTGATGCCGGAACGCCATCCTTTGGCGAAATTCGCCAAGGATGCCGCCGCGGGCGCCGTACTCATCGCAGCGGCGACGGCGGCCGCGGTCGGACTCGTCGTATTCGGGCCGCCGCTTGCCGAAAGGATGGGATTCGGATGA
- a CDS encoding Nif3-like dinuclear metal center hexameric protein has protein sequence MFASGTDIVRLVEQWAPPRLAEPDDPVGLQLGTLAKPVRKAMVALEVTPEVADEAAHAGADLIVVHHPLFFRPVPHLRTDTPFGRMCETLLRREIAVYAAHTNYDVADGGMNDLMAQALGLERTRPLVPSHTERLKKLVVFVPETHHGAVLDAMFASGAGWIGNYSHCSFNVEGVGTFLPGEGTSPFVGEQGKLERVREIRVETIVPEPALERVVRAMLDAHPYEEVAYDVYPLDVKGRESGLGRVGRLAEEESLAAFAERVKRAFGVSHVRVVGDPDRPVRTVAVLGGAGRRYARQAAASGADVYVTGDVDYHTAREAEAAGLAIVDPGHWAESMMVRPFAERLGRALRDAGFATEVVASQASRDPFWWR, from the coding sequence ATGTTTGCGAGCGGAACGGATATCGTCCGGCTGGTAGAACAGTGGGCGCCGCCGCGCCTGGCGGAGCCCGACGACCCTGTCGGCCTGCAACTCGGCACGTTGGCCAAGCCGGTACGCAAGGCGATGGTCGCGCTGGAAGTGACGCCCGAAGTTGCAGACGAGGCGGCGCATGCCGGCGCCGACCTGATCGTCGTGCATCATCCGCTGTTTTTCCGGCCGGTTCCGCATCTTCGCACGGACACGCCGTTCGGCCGAATGTGCGAAACGTTGTTGCGCCGGGAAATCGCCGTGTACGCCGCGCATACGAATTACGACGTCGCGGACGGCGGTATGAACGACCTGATGGCGCAGGCGCTCGGCCTCGAGCGGACGCGGCCGCTCGTTCCGTCGCATACGGAAAGGCTGAAAAAACTCGTCGTGTTCGTTCCCGAGACGCATCACGGGGCGGTACTCGACGCGATGTTCGCATCCGGCGCCGGATGGATCGGCAATTACAGCCATTGCAGTTTCAACGTTGAAGGCGTGGGCACCTTTCTGCCCGGCGAGGGCACGTCGCCGTTCGTCGGCGAGCAGGGCAAGCTGGAACGCGTGCGGGAGATCCGCGTGGAAACCATCGTTCCCGAGCCGGCGTTGGAGCGCGTCGTCCGTGCGATGCTCGACGCTCATCCGTACGAAGAAGTGGCTTACGACGTCTATCCGTTGGACGTGAAAGGGCGTGAGTCCGGCCTCGGCCGCGTCGGACGCCTCGCCGAGGAAGAATCGCTGGCGGCGTTCGCGGAACGCGTCAAGCGCGCGTTCGGCGTATCGCACGTCCGCGTCGTCGGCGATCCGGACCGGCCGGTGCGGACGGTCGCGGTGCTCGGCGGAGCAGGCAGACGGTATGCGCGTCAAGCCGCGGCATCCGGCGCCGACGTTTATGTGACCGGCGACGTCGACTATCATACCGCGCGCGAAGCGGAAGCGGCGGGACTGGCGATCGTCGACCCCGGCCATTGGGCGGAATCGATGATGGTCCGGCCGTTTGCCGAACGGTTGGGGCGCGCGCTCCGCGACGCGGGGTTTGCGACGGAAGTCGTCGCTTCACAAGCATCGCGCGATCCGTTCTGGTGGCGTTGA
- a CDS encoding DNA repair protein RecO — protein MRGRTEALVLRAAEYGEGHKIVTLLTREAGKIGLVARGAGKPRGRLTAACQPLVCGFYSFSRFGSSLGTLHHAEIERVFRRLREDLLLTAIAAYVMELTDRMLADGEPQPEFYDQLKAGLAAMDEGKDPLVLMHALELKLLGLGGYRPVLDACVECGRQEGPFLFAPRLGGLFCSACADRQAGMPSARSGGGFSARADWAAGGVVPLNASALRLLRLLGGVDLRRLGRVEVRPETERTLREVLRRYFEEQADLRANSWVLLENLLR, from the coding sequence ATGCGCGGCAGAACGGAAGCGTTAGTGCTCCGGGCGGCGGAGTATGGGGAAGGCCACAAAATCGTGACGTTGCTCACGCGCGAAGCGGGCAAAATCGGTCTCGTCGCGCGCGGAGCCGGCAAACCGCGCGGCAGGCTGACCGCCGCCTGCCAGCCGCTCGTGTGCGGTTTTTATTCCTTTTCGCGGTTCGGATCGTCGCTCGGAACGCTCCATCACGCGGAAATCGAGCGCGTGTTCCGGCGGCTTCGCGAAGATTTGCTGTTGACCGCAATCGCCGCGTATGTGATGGAGCTGACGGACCGCATGTTGGCCGACGGCGAGCCGCAGCCTGAGTTTTACGACCAGTTGAAGGCGGGGCTTGCCGCGATGGACGAGGGCAAAGACCCGCTCGTGCTCATGCACGCGTTGGAGCTGAAGTTGCTCGGCCTCGGCGGATATCGGCCCGTGCTGGATGCATGCGTCGAATGCGGCCGGCAGGAAGGGCCGTTTCTGTTCGCGCCGAGGCTTGGCGGGCTGTTCTGTTCCGCGTGCGCGGACCGGCAGGCCGGCATGCCGTCCGCAAGGAGCGGCGGCGGTTTTTCCGCGAGGGCGGACTGGGCCGCCGGCGGGGTCGTGCCGTTGAATGCTTCCGCGCTGCGGCTGCTTAGGCTGCTCGGCGGCGTCGATCTTCGCCGGCTCGGTCGGGTCGAGGTCCGGCCGGAAACCGAGCGGACGCTACGCGAGGTGCTTCGGAGGTATTTTGAGGAACAGGCGGACTTAAGGGCGAATTCTTGGGTTTTGTTGGAAAACTTGCTTCGTTGA
- a CDS encoding RNA polymerase sigma factor RpoD: MAHDQHAEGRSEPTLEQVKQELIELGRKRSFLTYDEIVEKLSPFDQDPEQMDEFFETLAEQGIEVRSGEPGVDEPDAGELRDEDLNLDDDLSLPPGIKINDPVRMYLKEIGRVPLLTAEEEIELAKRIEQGDEEAKRRLAEANLRLVVSIAKRYVGRGMLFLDLIQEGNMGLIKAVEKFDHSKGYKFSTYATWWIRQAITRAIADQARTIRIPVHMVETINKLIRVSRQLLQELGREPTPEEIAKEMDMSVEKVREIMKIAQEPVSLETPIGEEDDSHLGDFIEDQDALAPADAAAYELLKEQLEDVLDTLTEREENVLRLRFGLDDGRTRTLEEVGKVFGVTRERIRQIEAKALRKLRHPSRSKRLKDFLE; the protein is encoded by the coding sequence ATGGCGCATGATCAGCACGCGGAAGGTCGTTCGGAACCGACGCTGGAACAAGTCAAGCAGGAATTGATCGAACTCGGGCGGAAACGTTCTTTCCTGACGTACGACGAGATCGTCGAAAAGCTGTCGCCGTTCGATCAGGATCCCGAGCAGATGGACGAATTTTTTGAAACTCTGGCAGAACAAGGGATTGAAGTCCGCTCGGGCGAACCGGGCGTCGATGAGCCCGATGCTGGCGAGCTGCGGGACGAGGACTTGAATCTGGACGACGATCTCAGCCTGCCTCCTGGGATTAAAATCAACGATCCCGTGCGGATGTACTTAAAAGAGATCGGTCGGGTACCGCTTTTGACCGCGGAGGAAGAGATCGAGCTCGCCAAGCGGATCGAACAGGGAGATGAAGAGGCCAAACGCCGACTCGCCGAGGCGAACCTGCGCCTCGTCGTCAGCATCGCCAAACGTTACGTCGGCCGCGGCATGCTGTTTCTCGACCTGATTCAGGAAGGCAATATGGGCTTGATCAAGGCGGTCGAAAAATTCGACCACAGCAAAGGCTATAAATTCAGCACGTACGCGACCTGGTGGATCCGTCAGGCGATCACGCGGGCGATCGCCGACCAGGCGAGGACGATCCGGATTCCCGTCCACATGGTCGAGACGATCAACAAGCTGATCCGCGTCTCCCGACAATTGCTGCAGGAGCTCGGCCGGGAGCCGACGCCCGAAGAGATCGCCAAGGAAATGGACATGAGCGTCGAGAAAGTGCGCGAAATCATGAAAATCGCCCAAGAGCCCGTTTCGCTCGAAACCCCGATCGGCGAAGAGGACGATTCGCATCTCGGCGATTTCATCGAGGACCAAGACGCGCTTGCGCCGGCCGATGCGGCGGCGTACGAGCTGCTCAAGGAACAGCTTGAAGACGTGCTCGACACGCTGACTGAACGCGAGGAAAACGTGTTGCGCCTGCGGTTCGGCCTCGACGACGGGCGCACGCGGACGCTCGAGGAGGTCGGCAAAGTGTTCGGCGTCACGCGCGAGCGCATCCGCCAGATCGAGGCGAAGGCGCTGCGCAAGTTGCGACATCCGAGCCGCAGCAAGCGGCTGAAAGATTTCCTCGAATGA
- a CDS encoding glycine--tRNA ligase subunit alpha produces MNFQDIILTLQQFWAEQNCLVVQPYDVEKGAGTFNPMTFLRAVGPEPWNVAYVEPSRRPTDGRYGENPNRLYQHHQFQVIMKPSPDNIQELYLESLKRLGINPLDHDIRFVEDNWESPTLGAWGLGWEVWCDGMEVTQFTYFQQIGGMDTNPVSVEITYGLERLASYIQDKENVYELEWVDGIRYGDVFLQPEYEHSKYTFEVSDPTVLFEWFQTYEREARRALENRLVFPAYDYVLKCSHTFNLLDARGAISVTERTGYIARVRALARACAQTYYEERERMGFPLLRKEVAERG; encoded by the coding sequence TTGAATTTTCAGGACATCATTTTGACGTTGCAGCAGTTCTGGGCGGAACAGAATTGCCTCGTCGTCCAGCCGTACGACGTCGAGAAAGGGGCCGGCACGTTCAATCCGATGACCTTTTTGCGCGCGGTCGGGCCCGAACCATGGAACGTCGCTTACGTCGAACCGTCGCGCCGGCCGACGGACGGCCGTTACGGGGAAAACCCGAACCGGCTTTACCAACACCATCAATTTCAGGTCATCATGAAGCCGTCGCCCGACAACATTCAGGAACTGTATTTGGAAAGTTTGAAGCGTCTCGGTATCAATCCGCTCGACCACGACATCCGGTTCGTCGAGGACAACTGGGAGTCGCCGACGCTCGGCGCTTGGGGGCTTGGTTGGGAAGTCTGGTGCGACGGTATGGAAGTGACGCAGTTTACTTATTTCCAGCAGATAGGGGGAATGGATACAAACCCTGTTTCTGTAGAAATTACATACGGACTGGAACGTCTTGCATCATATATTCAGGATAAGGAAAACGTTTATGAATTGGAATGGGTCGACGGGATCCGTTACGGCGATGTGTTTTTGCAGCCGGAGTACGAGCATTCCAAATACACGTTCGAGGTGTCGGACCCGACCGTTTTGTTCGAGTGGTTCCAGACGTACGAGCGGGAAGCGCGCCGGGCGCTTGAGAACCGGCTTGTATTTCCGGCCTACGATTATGTGTTGAAATGTTCGCATACGTTTAACTTGCTCGACGCGCGCGGCGCGATTTCGGTGACCGAGCGGACCGGTTACATCGCGCGGGTGCGCGCTTTAGCGCGGGCTTGCGCGCAGACGTATTACGAAGAGCGCGAGCGGATGGGATTTCCGCTGTTGCGGAAGGAAGTGGCGGAACGTGGTTAA